The Paenibacillus amylolyticus genome contains the following window.
CGCATATGTAAAACACCCCGGAGCTGCTGCTCCAGGGTGCTGAATCATCATTGGATTAATGAATCTTCATTTATTTTTTGTATTTGGATGCTTTGCCTTGACCTTGGCCAGTTTGGCCTGTGTTTTCTACACCGAACTCGGCATTGTATTTTTCATCAGGTGTTTGGAAATTATCTTGTACTTTGTTCTGAGAAGATTGCTTCACTTTGGCTGCTGCATTCTCTTCTCCAAACTCTGCATTGTACTTCTCGTTCGGCGTTTGGTACCCTTGTGATTTCTTAGCCACAACGAATCACCTCTCTCTTCATATTTACGGTGCATTGCTGCACCGCGGGTTCGTCCCCAGTCAATATTATGTGAAGAGAGCCCTTCGGTTATTCACATTCACATGTGAAATTAAATGGCCTTGTCCAACCAAGAGTCCGGTACAGATTTGTACACATCGATCGCATCCGCCAACTCGCTGAGCATCTTTTCTGTACACTTTCCAGCGCCTTGCCTGATCACCTGTACCTCCACATCCTTTTTGCCCCATTCCTTATACACTTGCTTGGTTGTTGGAAAATACAGGTCAATTTTATTGCCTTTGATCGCCGAACCGGTATCTGCAACAATCCCGTATCCATAGCCCGGAATATACAGAATGGAGCCCATTGGGAACAACTTCGGATCCGCTGCAATCGTGGAGACCGTTTCTTTATCACGGCGTACTTTTACACCGGAATACGTAATTCCGTATTGTGGGTGTTTGGGACCTTTTCCTGTAGATTCCACACCTGCCGTATATCCCGTAGCCGTCACCTTCTGTGTACCCAGCACCTGTTTTGAACGTGGAGCAAGCACGGGCATAGACGGATCAGCCACTTGTTTCTCTGGAAGCTCAGGCCTCGGAATGACCATCGGTTGCGGTGTCCACAGTAGAGCCATGTACACCATGGTTGTCAGCTGGGCCTCCCCGCTGTAAGTACCACGGGCCTGTTCAGGCAATTCCAGATCAGATTTGTTTGAAGCAGCCGTAATCGGATCTTCACTGTTTCGGCTCTCGATATGAAGGACTGTACTTTCCTCTTCAAATGTATACGCACCCGCCTGGTTCAGGCTGATCATCATGCCTGCAAACATCACGCAGCCAATCAGTATACCCCGTATGTGTTTCTGCTGAATTGAAAATTGCTTTATCATTGTATAACCTCCCCTCACTGCAAAGGTTTTCCATAAAGCAATTAATCTATACTTT
Protein-coding sequences here:
- a CDS encoding 3D domain-containing protein — encoded protein: MIKQFSIQQKHIRGILIGCVMFAGMMISLNQAGAYTFEEESTVLHIESRNSEDPITAASNKSDLELPEQARGTYSGEAQLTTMVYMALLWTPQPMVIPRPELPEKQVADPSMPVLAPRSKQVLGTQKVTATGYTAGVESTGKGPKHPQYGITYSGVKVRRDKETVSTIAADPKLFPMGSILYIPGYGYGIVADTGSAIKGNKIDLYFPTTKQVYKEWGKKDVEVQVIRQGAGKCTEKMLSELADAIDVYKSVPDSWLDKAI